gggtgcgtcgactgcaaattaaaattttcctacgcgcagaacatctaggaacatgctacgggagatggatcaacgatcgttaccactagacgcgcagtgtcgtgtagtggaagaagagttggggcagcgcgttcgggtggatcgtctcctcctcgtccgatctccctcgaacagccggtcgtccaatcccacgtacaagttcgccggagcggcgcaagtgcaccgcctctaacggtatccgcacgtgcgggaggaacgtcgtgcggcggactgctaggtccgatcacacaaccggcggcgagtggaggtgtctattcgcaacacatgcaaaccctagtgatagcgccaaagcgatcaaccgaatgagtgtgccgcacctccactttatataggcgtccgtggcgggctcaacacttgggcctcgcacggaccctaaaccaacaagtctactcggccacaatccggatacaactcggatcacatccgaccagtgtccgtggatccgacctcgtaggttccttcccttaaacgcgcgaccccttaggttcaagtcggcttggtcacagttcggatcacctccgacctgcacggttggtagcggcctctagcaaggcgtgccgaccaccaagcagactatgaagctggttaggcgaacctgtacaacgtgtcacacttttgttccctttgcctcacaatatatgttgtcgggctcaaggcgagactgtaacccttgtgctagcccgacctctttctcgttctagtgatgccgaccacaaaccggattatctcataatccttgtcgcatggccatgcttatcttggttggatcacacgaggggcccagagtatatctctcctgatcggaggggcaaatcccatcttgctcgaccatgtctcgcatcatgggactggacatacccgaaacctacctttgtaactacccagtcgcggagtagcgtttggtcggcccaaagcaagtctgtgaccatctcgagtacatgcgtcagctcaggtcttaggacatagaacgtatgttgtactagagactcacagatgacatatcgctgcgtctcatagttgggtctgtccgattcgggccttatctcgactcggatccgactacatcgaatccgaccagacctttccaagtccatattatccggttagcatccaatgctccatggctagtgagaccgagccatctactgtgtcatatgctagtctagtcggctgcatgtccacacagccctttcgattaGGGACCTTTtaagacagtcatcatacaatgcatagtcccacaaacaagtcacgtacttgctggtacacatcattgataatgtccaaggactatctttattcataaacacataggaaatatcatcatacatgattgcctctagggcatatctccaacatagaTTATATCGGTAATCCTTCAAACGATGAAAAATCCAATTAAAAGCCACAAAAGCAAGAAACACTAACACCACTTGAAGATATAACAATAAAAATTACTTGTGACGAAAGGCAGATACATATGAATTAGCAAGGTTGATTGAAATCTTCGACCTATATTTGGTCAAAAAAAATCTTCGACCTATAGCTCCTTGTCAGCATAAGTGTACCTCCAAAAAACATATTAGAAAGTCAAACAAAACACAACATCAAACCATGACAGCCAAAGAACACGCAAACACTGCATAATATCCAACCAAAATGAAAACACGGACTATAAGAGATATACAATCATGCATCTTAAAACTGCACCCCATTGCAAGCATGATCACTAGTTCCCTGTGGCTCCTCCTGATCAATTCACTAGCATCCACCTCCCCTTCATTCAAACCCCACAAAACGACGATAGTCGTATGcccaaaaacacaaaaaaaatagcAAGCACCTGGACAATACAGACGAAGGCCATGAGAATCATTCAAGTAAATGAACCAACAAACCTCCCTCTTTCACACATAAATTCCTCTTTATAGTGGCCTTCCCCGTAAGGGATACCTCTATTATCTCAAACGTGCCATTCACAAGTGCCACCACATCTATATCGTTttcgacaaacaagcaaacaaaatgTTCAATTAAAATACCAACATATCGAATTGCATATGATATAGAAGATCACAAATGCACATgcacttgaagattacctgccagaTAAGTTTTGCCAATGATAGTGCCAGCTATATCCTTAAGAGAACATAGCTTATACACGTAGACCGGTAACCAGTCAGGTACAGGATCTACCCTCCCGACCGTGGTCCATGCAGTGAACCTCATCTCAAACCTATGTGATGTCGTCATGTACTGCTTCATTGCAGGAGAAATCTCAAGATATTGCAGATAGTACACATTCCCTTCCGCAGCAAGTTTCTGAAACATAGCTATCGGACCCCTTGGAATAATAGCATGGATACCACCCCCTACAATAAAAAAACAAGCGAATTGGGAAGGCGGCTCATCATATCCCTGCTCTCATCACGATGTTCTCAAAGCCGACAAACTCTCACACAGATACTATTGCTACATTTAGCGAACCAAGACTTTACCATCTTATTTATCTTTTGTCTTGGTTGTTGCCCTCTTTTTGGTAGCGTTTATTTTCTGTCGATCTCTACGTTAGTAAACAATCACAAGGGGTGGATCCAAGGCATGAAGGAGATTCCGTGGTCTCGGCTCCTAGCGGTGGCAACCAGAACTCTGGCAAACCAGGTTCTGTTTAGCGGAGGCGCCCTCCGATGGCTACGTCGGTGCTCATACAGTATGCGGACGCAACCTACGTTGTGTGACTTGACACGGATCCCACCCTTGGTAGCTGGATTGCTCGCGTGTCCTGTGGAGCGTTGTATATGCAAATGGGGCATGTGTGTGCGTAACCTGTACTAATGTGTGGTTCAGCATGGAGTTGTTTGCCAAAAGAGAACTTCCCAAGGACCGAACCACCCTCCGGGTTTACAAATAAATAGCCGTCAAACCTTCTCCCCTTTTCCATCCCGCACCCTGCACCCGTTTCTTCTCCACACCCTCGAGAGTTGGCGGAATTGCCACGCGAGTCCTCCAAGTTTCTCCCGCCGCGATGGAACCGCCCGGTTCTGGAGCGGAACCGGTCGAGGACGACCACATCCAAGAAACGGCCCATGGGCGCTGCAAGTCCAACGCCTCCTCCAATGGGGCCCCGAGCGCTGCTGTGCCGCCACCTCCCCGCGCGACGCCCCTCCACCGCCGCGAGCAGGCCGGAGGCGGCGCCGATGGGTCCAGCTCCGCCGCGGCGCGGGTCGACCGGAAGGGCAAGGGGACGCTGCCGCCCAAGGCCATTCCTTCTCCTCCGAGCTCCGCGGGCAGCAGCAGCTCCTCCACCCCCTCCGTCAACTACGCCGCCGCATTCAGAGCCGGGGCCTTTGGAGGCAGGGAGTCGAGCACCGTGGCGGGCGGCAGCAAGGCGCGGGTGACGTGGAGCGACcccgcggcgacggagacgagggaggTGCCCAACGCGGCGGCGCATCCGTTCGGCCCCAAGTTGGTGTCCACGCAGCGGCTGGTGAAAGAGCAGGCGGCGGTCGATAAGGAGAACAGGCGATGGGAACAGCAGGTGATGGCCTCTGCGACATGCTGTTGTTTTTCTTGGAGTTCTTGGAGTCTCTGGAGTGCGTTCTTGAGCGTTTCTTGGTTTCCTCGTGAGCAGTTCAACTCGCTGCGTGCGGAAGAGGCGATGCATAGGAAGGAGCAGGTATGGCATGAATCTGATCTTCTTGCTTGCTCGGAATGTCGAATTGTGATCTCTAAATCTGTGAAAATCTTGGGGTTGGGGATGATTTAGAATGTGGAATCTCGCAAATGTTGGCGACAGTTTGACGATTAGGCATTTCCTGATAATTACTCGAGTTCTTCTTGCGGTGTGTTGTCAGATTTAGAGGCAGGCAAGGATCTAATTCGAAACTGTTCAAAATTTAGATGTCCAGGCTTGTGCTAATTGATTATTCTACTGTATTTGGTATTATAGCACGATTTCACACTTTTGCTGCAAGTGAAAAATTTGTTACTCGAGTAGGCATTTCCTGAAAATGTTGGTAGTAGAAACGGAATCTCAGGAAAATGTTGGGGCCAGTTTGACGATTAGGCATTTCCTGATAATTACTCGAGTTCTTCTTGCGGTGCGTTATCACATTTAGAGGCAGGCAAGGATCTTGTTGTGATTATTCGAAGTTGTTCAAGATTTAGGTGTCCAGGCTTGTGCTAGTTGATTCTTCTATTTGGTATGATAGCATGTTTTGCACTTTTGCTGCAAGTCAATAATTTGTAGGTTCATGCCAGTGGAAAATATCTTGTGCTATTTCGGTCAGCCTTATTGCTTTTGGTTAAGAATAACAAGAATTTGAGTGAATGTTCCGTTTAGTGCAAGTCCAGAACATAAGTATGCATGTTTAACAGTCGCATTCAATCAAATTAACTGAACCTTTACTGCTCTTTCATCATTTTTGACAGTTCCATGAAATCAAATTTATTGGTCTATCTTTACCTCTTTAGCAATAATAATTAGAAAATTATGCTGGTGTTATTAGCTTCTGGATATGTAACTGACAATCTCTCACCGTTGCTTCATGTTACACTAAATGATCAGTAGATTACCCTTGATTTTCTGCTGCATGTTTGAAATTTGTTCTTCATAACTGATGTTCTGCCCAAAAGGCAAAAACTGCATTGTGATATTGTTAAACTGTTAAATAACATGCATAGTTCCCTTGTGCCAAAACTGTAAATCATAACACTACAGTAGTTTTGTACGGTTGTATCTTTATATTAATTAGTAGTTGCTGGCGCACTATGACGTATTGTTTCTCAAGAGTAGAAACTTGGGATAAGAAAACAAAGAACTTTTATCTTATTTTTATAtgtttctgtttatgccatgtatcTTTGTGTCACCATTTCTTTCCAATAATAATACTTTCTCCCACTGCTTAGAATGAAACAGACAAACAGATGCTTACATTCATGTTCTAACTTTAAGTTGTATTACGTAGTTACCAGCACTCCTGCCTGATAAATCTGTCCTTTTGTCGATCATTAGTATAGTAGCCATG
Above is a window of Triticum dicoccoides isolate Atlit2015 ecotype Zavitan chromosome 5B, WEW_v2.0, whole genome shotgun sequence DNA encoding:
- the LOC119310478 gene encoding uncharacterized protein LOC119310478, with protein sequence MEPPGSGAEPVEDDHIQETAHGRCKSNASSNGAPSAAVPPPPRATPLHRREQAGGGADGSSSAAARVDRKGKGTLPPKAIPSPPSSAGSSSSSTPSVNYAAAFRAGAFGGRESSTVAGGSKARVTWSDPAATETREVPNAAAHPFGPKLVSTQRLVKEQAAVDKENRRWEQQFNSLRAEEAMHRKEQSVNQSYKQWLNDEVAVKWSDNDDDGVPYPLHAEFCGDSYSSQRREWTDVRIVRRLRGLRLQERLAARNHFRALRDSQRAGGRKPSTLFRLAMDNLRDGELVEECTRDCDTPEYLTCPLSGELMIDPVTIATGKTFDRQHLKDWFEKNGHICPVNGEPVSGAIVRNERIRGYLREWEESKMEQITKV